The following nucleotide sequence is from Psychroflexus torquis ATCC 700755.
CATTTCGACGGATTAGACTTACAAGTAGCAGAAATTAAAGACTTACCCAGCAGTTTGAAGCCCGATGTCATTACCATGTGGCATTATTTAGAACATGATTATACTCCGCTTGAAAATCTAACTTATCTCAAATCCATTTCGAAACCATCCACAACACTCATCATTGAAATTCCCAATTTCGATTCCACGAGTAGAAAAAAATATGGTGAAAACTGGGCAGGTTGGCATACACCACGTCACATTTCATTGTTCTCACCGAACAATGTCGAGTTATTACTTCAGAAAAGTGGTTGGAAAGTCACTAAACTAATGGCTTACGGAACTATGAATCATTATCTGCTTTATTGGATGAGCGAGATGGAGCAAAAAGGAATCAAGTGGGATAAAAATATGCAAGATGAGTTTTGGGAGTTTATGCGGGGGATGATACTATTTATGCCGAAAAAATGGAATGAGAAAAAATCTTCTCTTGGAATTATGACAGTCATTGCAACTCCACAGTAGAGTCTTATTTCTAGATAGATGATTATTTTAGAGAGATATAACTAATTTTAGAAGATACATTTCAATCAAATAGACCACAAAGATCATGATTAATGAAACTTACTTTAAGCATTTTCCAACCTTAGAAAGTGAAAGACTTTTATTAAGAAAGTTAGAATTGACCGATGCTCCAGAGATACAATCTATTCGTTCGGATGAAAGTGTTATGGTATATATGGATTCTGAAAGACAATCGACGGTAGGACAATCTGAGCGATTTATTTCTATGAAGCTAAAAATGTATCAAGAAAACACCGGAATTTTTTGGGCTATTATTGAGAAATCGACTAATGCATTTATAGGGGATTTTGCATTTTTTAAAATGGATCATAAAAATTCTAGAGGGGAGGTAGGATATACTTCAAAATCAGAATTCTGGGGAAAGGGCTATATGCAGGAAGCCATGACTTCTGTCTTTAATTTTGGCTTTAACGAGTTAAACCTCCATAGCTTAGAAGCCCATATTAATCCTGAAAATGATAAATCTCGAGCGATATTGACAAAAATGGGATTTCAAAAGGAAGCCTATTTTAGAGAGAATCATTATTACGATGGAAAGTACTTAGATAGTGAAACTTATTCGCTACTCGCCTCCGAGTTTAAAATTGATAAAAATAAAGGCTAAAATGTGAATCTAGTACTTACCTAAATATCTTCGTTCCGAAATAAGGGGCAATTCGTTAAGAGTTAGAGTTAAAGTCTTATTTTTATGTTTTCATAACAATAGGGCTATCTAACAATATAACTTATGACTTTAGATTTAAAGCTTAAGAAGAACTTGATTATATTTGGAATCCCATTTTTAATCATAGGTATAATGGTAGCCATTGCGGAATCTTCCATTTTTATTGCAAACCCGAATAGTTTATCGGTTGGAATTACTTTTGATTTACTTCTAACTCTCCCTTTTGTTTATTTTTTGCTCATCAGAAAAACAAGTATTCCAAAGACAACGGTAGTTCCTTTTTTAATATTTGGAGTTATCATATGTTCATTCATACTTCCAATTGAACATCAAAATTATCTCAGCCTTTTTAAGATGTGGGTGCTCCCTGTTGTTGAATTATCGATTTTATCATTTGTTATTTTCAACGTCCGTAAGGGAATAAAACGCTACAGACTAAACAAAAACGAATCTTTCGACTTTTTCACAACTTTGAAAAGCACATGTTATGATATTCTTCCCAAAGGAATAGTTATGCCACTAGTCACCGAAATTGCAGTTTTTTATTATGGATTTTTGAATTGGAGAAAAAGAGAATTAAAGAATAATGAATTTACTTACCATAAAGACAGTGGTACAATTGCCTTATTGATTGCAGTCATTTTTATCGTAGCTATTGAGACTTTTGTCATTCATATTTTAGTGCAAAGATGGAATAATACCATCGCTTGGATCTTGACTTTTTTGAGTATTTATTCTGCCATTCAAATATTAGGGCTTTTAAGATCGATGTCTAAAAGACCAATATCTATTGAAAATGCTAGGCTTTATCTTCGTTATGGAATTATGAACGAAACCACTATCGAACTCAATATGATTGAATCGATTATACTTTCATCTAAAGATATCGAACTCAATACAGAAAGAAGGAAATTATCGATTTTAGGAGAATTAGAAAGTCATAACGTAGTTATTCGTCTAAAGGAGGAAAACACCTTGTTTGGGCTCTACGGCATTAAAAGAAAATACAAAGTTTTAGCTTTATATGTTGACAATAAAAAAGAGTTTCAACACCAAGTGAATAAATACATTTAATAACTAAGTATTTGTATGATTGGTATAACCCGAAAATTACCACCTCTGGGAACCTAACTTTGATAACCAGCAGGTGTCCCAATCTTGATCGCAAGAGTAAAACAGAAAAATTAAATAACAAATCTAAAAATGCATTTTTAAGATATTTTCATTAACTTAATTTTTTAATAATGAGAATTAATCAGTAAATGATCTATCAAAAACATAATCTAAGCATCAAATAATTTATAACTGTGGAAAACCAAGACTTTAAGATTAGTATTAAGACAGTTTGGGTTTTAGTGATAGGAAATTTTTTACTAACTATTCTAGGGGCATTTGCCAAAGTACAGCATTGGGAATTTTCTCAAGTCCTTTTGACAATTGGTCTAATTATTTTTTTCTCAACTTGGATAATTGTTTTTAGTGATATGGCAAAGAATAGAATAAACAATAAGTTTTTTTGGATGATTTCTATGTTCATTCTTCCAACCATTTCACCTCTAATTTATTTGATACAACGAAATAAATTAATTAGACTTGAGAACAGTTTTGGTCTGTAAAAAACTAATTTATGCTAACCTCTCAACCAACTCCTTTAAATCCTTGATTACCAAATTAGGCTTTGGCAACTTAGAATAGAAAAACTTTCCTTACCGTTGGACAAAGGCGGTTTGTAAACCCAAACGTTGAGCACCAATACTATCCCAAGCATGCAGCTACTGTCGCCTTCATTAAGCAATTTCCTCTTAGGATAAGACATAGCCATTGGTCTTAGGATGGGGTTAAAACGCTTAAAGGCTTCTACGCTATAAAGACCAACATGATATTTCAACCTGAGGAAACTCCATCTGTTGTTCCAACTTGCTTTGTCCACCATCGGCTAAAGCCACGAGTCTAAAGCCTTGTGCGGGTAATTGCTCCAAACCATCCATCACACATCTGGATGAGGCTGGAGTTGAGTGAAGACTAAAAAGGTATCTTTAATTTCTTGCTCAGAGAGGGAAACCGACAGTTGTTGGGCTGTCATCTCCAACTTTGCTGCACCAATGTCTCCAAAATCTCGGTAGTTATCGGTAAGCGTTTCAACCATAGCATATTGCAATAACTTAGGAAACCAAAGGTCAAAAGTGTAAGTATAGTCCAACTTGGCATTGATGCATTCTTTTAAAGGGTAAGGTTTTGTTCACGTCAAAGATGAGAAGTTTTGGTGCGGTGTCCATGAATTTGAGTCTCGCGTTCACATCGCTCTGTGATTATTGGTTTGGGTTTTATAAGCCTTATAACTTTCTTTTACTTTTTTATCGATCTCTAGTGGGCGATTCAAGTTAGTTTCCACATCCTTTAAGCGTTGTTCACCTCCCAAAATCACATCTATCTTTTTAAGTAAGAGGCCTTCGATAGATTTTTGAGCTACCAGCTCAGCACTATCCATATTCTTTATGTTGGACGTGATCATCATATCGGTATCCGTAGCGGTTGGGTAAACCGTCATCACGTGGATATTTTCAAAGATAAGCTCCCTGCGCATGGCTTCAGAAAAATGTCTTACGCCAGCTTTGGTAGCGGCATAGACAGAATAAAAGGGTTTGGCGATATAGCCAAGTCCAGAGGATATATTCATCAAGCCTGCCTCTTTGCTTTTTAGTAAAAGTGGCAAGCTCTTCTTCGTTAGCAAAATTAGCCCTGTAAAGTTGATATTGATTTGGTTGACGATGTCGGCATCAGACAAGTCTTGTAGTGCTCCAGCACTTATCACACCAGCATTATTGATCAATAAATCAATATGATCCCATCGTGTGCAGACGGTCTCTATAATACGTTCGACATCTTCGAGTTGAGAAACATCGGCAGTGATAAGGATAAATTCAGCTTGTGGAAAATCTATCTTAAGCTTTTCTAGTTTGTCCTGACGTCTTCCTACTACTGCAAAATCTTTTACACCCCGCGAAATTAATTCGCTAATGAGCGCTTTTCCTATGCCAACACTTCCGCCGGTGATGAGCACTTTTTTATGATTCAGATCCATGAACATTAAGTTTGATGATTATACCAATTTAAATATTTAATGTCGTAATAAATTGTTTTACCTAAACAAATTCGGCATAGGCTTTTTTCGCCTGCTTTTTGTCAAAAATAATTACCGTAACTATCGCTATGCTTATATTTTTTTCCTCAATTAAGTAAAAAACCTGTGCTGAGCTACGTCGTAGTATTAACCTCGCACTTAAAGATCTTTAATTTTAGGCAGCATATTTGATGCTCTCATGTTTAAAATATTTTGCTACCCTTTCGCTATCATTTTGAAGCATTTTCATATGATTCTCTAAATTTTCTTTCATTTTTTCTTGTGTTTTTGGTGCCGGTTTATCCGAGAGTCCATACTTTAAATCGCAATTCAGATATTCATCTGGGTTTCGCTCAGGTGAGTATGATGGCAGGTAAAATAGTTCTATGGTTTCGCCATTTTCTTCCGCCCATTTCTTTACAACTTTACTATGATGGACTCGTAAATTATCAAGGATTAAGAATACTTTGGTTTCTTGCGATTTGATGAGCTGTTCTAAAAATTGAATAAATACATCTGAGTTCATATTTTCTTTATATATCATAAACTGAATTAAACCCTGATTTGTAACTGTAGAAATCATGTTGATTGAAAACCGCTTCGACATATGTTTTTTAACAGGAGTTTTTCCTTTTGGAGCATAGGAACGTCCATGATGATTATTGTTTTTTACACCCGTTTCATCCCCCCAATGGATAGTTGCCTTCTCTTGTTTTGCCTTCCCTTTTATTGCTGGGTATTCTTCGTCTAACCATTTTTGAACTTTTTTGGAACATTGTTCATAAGCTCTCTTTTTTGGCTTTTGAGGCGTGAATCCCCAAGCGTTGAGATAATTACCGACAGCTCTTCTTCCGATTGTAATACTAAACTCTCTTGCTATCAAATCCCTTACTGCCCTTGTAGTCCACAAAGCATAATCTAACTTTAGTTGATCGGGCATTACATCAATAATCATTTTTTGGATTGCAGCTTCTTGATCTTTATTGAGTAGTTTTCGATCTTCTGATTTGACTCCTCGTTTTTGATATGACAAAGATTTATGACCTTCTTTATTGTAAAGCTTCCACCAATCTCTAACAGTATTTACATGAACACCGTAAAACAGAGCTATGTCTTTTTTTTTATCTCCACGTTTTATCATTTTTACAGCATCCCTTCGAATTATACCTCTTTCCTGATCAGAAACACTCCTTAAGTCTATTTTTTCCATCTATAAATAAAGAACTATTGATTCTAAGTTAATATAATTCAAATTTTTAATGCAACATTTAAAAACTAAATTGGCATAACCTATTTAGGTGTATTGAGACTTCATTTAAAATCCTATTATTTAAAAGCATAAGCCTGAAAAAACTTTAGCATAAAAAAAGCCCTGATCAGATATGATCAGGGCTTTTGAATTAAAAAAACTAAATTATCTCTTTATGAGACGTTTTATCACGATTTTTTGTTCTCCTTCAATAGTAATAATATAAACTCCGGCAGCAAGTTGCGAAATATCAAACTGTTTTTGAGAAGCCATGTCAGAAAGGTTTATGACTTGCACGGTTTTTCCATTTATATCTTTGATGGTAGCTTGTCGCAAAGCAGAATTATTTTTGTTTAAAAGAGTAACTAACTCACCAGCAGGGTTTGGGAACAAAATAATACTGTTATCCATAGACACATCGTCTATAGCTAGTGTAGAGCTTACCAAATCTAGACCTAACAACACGGGATCGTGATCTGATGCTCTAAAAGCATTTGCCTCGTAAATAGGAAGCGCACTAGATTCTCTTTGGAATGAAGCTTCTGATGAATCTTGGATATCATCATTATAATCAAAAAGACTTATTTCGTCTGCATTGATGTGCCAAACTGTTGTTCCAGTGATTTGTTCTGCTAAGTTGTCTGTAGCTAAAGCATAATCTAAATTCCCTAACTGTCCATCGAAGACATACCCATAACCATCTTGTCCTTGATAGTCTGCAATAAGATCGGTAAAGTCATCAGTAGTTCCCTCAATATCATCACTTCCAAGAAGAATATTATCGATGGGATCTTCCTTTTGATAAGAATTCAAATCTCCTATAATTAAGTAATCTGAATCTCCACTATCAGTAGGGTCTGTTGCCAACCAATCTACAAGTGCAGAAGCAGCTTCAGCTCTGGTAAGGTTACAGTTACCTGCACCATCATTTAGATCTTGATCTCCAGAACACGAAGAACCTTTTGATTTTAAGTGATTTACTACTATGGTAAGAATACCTTCTGTAGAAATCTCTTTAAAGGTTTGCGCTAGGGCAGGACGGTTTTTGTTATCATTAAAACGTGGATCTACAGAAGCATCTAGAATAGCATGTGTACCCTCTAAACTGACAGTTGCTGTATTATAAATAAAAGCTACAGCAATTTGGTCTGTGCCTATAACTCCAGCATCCACGGCTACATAAGTAGTTCCACATAGGGTGTTGATGCCATTAGGACCATTCAACAAATCGTCAAGAGCAGTGGTGCCATTGTTTTCAATTTCAATAAGGCCAACAATGTCTGCATTCAAACCACAAATAGCAGCAGCAATTTTCTCACGCTGGCGATCTAATTCTGCTGTTGAATTCGCTCCTCTTTCATTTAAAGTAGTAAAGTAATTTAAAACATTGAAGCTGGCTACTTTTAGGCTTCCTCCTACATCTTCTGGTGAAGCTATTCTTGGATTTGTACTTGTAAAGTCGTAAGTAAACGTATCTAAAACGGGTCTAATTCTCCAAGCGTTTGTACCATTTTGACCTGCAAAAGACCAATGCATAATACCCTTAAGATTGCTTATTTGGTCTCCACCACGAATTAAGTTGGTAGTGCTGAGTCCTGGGCGAGGCCAAAAATAGGACTCGTCGGTTGGGCCACTAATACTGCTGTTTTGAATATTGTTGTCATCATCCAAAATAACGCGTGAGGATTCTAATTCTTCAATATAAGCCGCATAGCTAGCAACACTTGGTTCATTAGCATCTGTGAATTGCTTTGCTCTATTATTTGCGGTCAGCACTAATTGGCCATAGCGTGCGAGTTGGAAATAATCACTCACTACTAGGTCTGTTGAGTAGGTGATGAGCATGTTTTCTACACTTTCGTAAGTAGCTTCCATGTTTGTGCCAGCAGGAGCAGGGAGTGTTAATGGAGCGGGCGTAGGTAAAGTGTTTCCAAAACTGATAATACTGATAGCTTCATCTCCAGTAGCCTCAATTTGTGTAGACCCAAAGGATTCTGTAATATTTCCAGATACTTCCACGCGATCTCCAACAGTGACATCGACAGGGCAAGTTTGGCAGAAGACAAATAAACCTTCTGAAGTCATTAGGTCGGCATCTGCATCTGAATCTTCTTCCTGAATAAAGAATCCACTTAACTGATTGTTATCTTGGTAATCTCCAATTACAATAGCATTTACAGATACATTTGTATTCTCTAAGGGACTTGTTTCTGTATTTCCTTGTACTTCGCTGATGAGTACTGTAACGGGTTCGACTACTCCGCAATCGTTCACCAACCCTGCAGTAGAGGGTGAAGTACACCAAGTGTCATTTAAATCTTCAGAGGTTTCATCATCCCCATTCACACCGTTTCCAGATCCAGATACTTCGTTGCCCTCCGTTAAATCTAGTCTTTGGTATGAATCTCCATTGCTGTGTCCAGAGGCCGACACTAATATTTGATTTGCAAGCGGTGTATCGTTGGCGTATGTACTGCCTAAGTCATCAGCATCTGGACCATCTATACTAACTCCTGTCTTATCTACTGCCTCATCAGAATCTCCCCAAAGGACATAATCGAGATCGGTAACGAGATCACTTTCACCATCCCAGTAAAAAAGAATAGCTACTTCACCGCTATTGGTTAAACCACCTTGGTTATTTACAGATCCTGTAAGTCCTTCAAGCATATCTGGGATATCATCTTCGGATTCACCATCTTCAAAAAGCTCATAGGTTGGAGCAATTCCATAGGTTAAATCGTAGCCTTCAGAACCGCTGATGGCTATGGTTTGATATTCTCCTGCTGCAATGGTGGCACCAGTTGGAAAACGAGCTAAGAAGTCTCCAAAGCCACCGCCTCCAGCGTTGGTTCCTGTAACAATATTATAATAATAAGTGTCATTTCCTGCAAATGTTGCATCTGTAAGATATATATCCGTTAACTCAACTGGTGTTGAGTTTGGGTTATAAATTTCTATAAATTCACCTTCAGTTGGGGTAATGGTGATTTCACTTAACAACAAAGGCAGCAAAGAACTAGTTTCACCTTTAACGCTGATGTTATCTATTCCCATAGGCTCTGAACCGCTTGGTGAACCGCTCCAGCTTAATCGAATGCTAACAGAAGCAGCTGATAATCCATCGAATAGGGAAGAAGTATAAGTATCAAAAGCTCCCGTTATTGGATCAGATTTATCCAAAAAACCTGCAGAATTTGAACTACCATCTATAAATAATTCTAAAGGATCGTTTAAGTCTGGCACAAAACCTCCATCCAATGCACGGTATGTTTTTGAAGTGCTCTCGTTGGTCACCGCTTTAAAAATCTCCTGAAATGCTCCTCCATCAACAGCGGCTTCAATTAAAAAACCATCGCTAGAACTAGCTTCAAAATCACCAATTGCTGCTAAGTCTATTTCTATAGAACTAAGCGTTGCGGCACCCCAACCAGAAAAGGTCCAAGTGGCATTGTTAGGTGGACCTTCTACACCATTCGCATCGTTTAGGGCAAAAAAGCCAGTTGAATTTTTTCCTACAAGACCAAGGATGTCGTCCGGAAAATTATCTTCTGTTCTTGCTCCACTTACATTTGCTTCGGTATCGTCTGCAACATCAAATGGCATTCCATTGCCATCAACTTGGCCATCTACTCGACCAAAAACATCACCTACACTTCCTCCTCCCATTCCGTAGTCGGCTACGTTGGCAGAATTGCTAAGGTTTAATGGGTTGTTATCAAAATCTTCAAACCCTAAGGTCGTTTGAGCATAATTTGCTGTGACACAAAGAAAAAGGGCTAATACATAATAAAAGGGTAATTTTCTTTTCATTTTTAATCTTTTAATTTTAGTTAGTTTATTAGGCTAGAGCAACTTACTGATATTACTGCAAACACTGTGATTACTGTCAAAACTATACTTAATTTATAAAAAATACTCTTAGGTTTTAGAAGGTTAACCTAGTGATAATGTTAAGGTGTTTAGGAGCACTGTTAAAGCAAGATGAGATAACTTTAAAATATATTTTATCCATGATTATCTTTTGAAAAGAAAGTAGCACCAAAAACAGGTGATATTGTATTTGGGGCATCTTACGCAATGCATTTATTGAAAGTAAGAATAATACCAATTTAAACCTATAATGTCGCCATAAATTGTTTTACCGAAATGAATTCGGCACAGGCTTTTTTTGGCTGCTTTTTATCAAAAATAATTACCGTAGCTAATGCTATGCTAATTATTTTAACTTCAATCAATCAAAAAACCTGTACTGAGCTACATCGTAGTGTAATTAAATTTATTCACACGACATTATAAATTTAAATTGGTATTATATAAGCTTTAGTTTGTTTCCATTTTCCTAGTATCAAAGATTCGTCTGCAATTATTGATTCATCATTATTACAGCTTGAAAAAAAACAACTACTAGAATCCTTTTTCTTGCGCCTAAGTTTAAATTTGAAGATAAGAGAGAAATAGCTCAAATTTTTATAAAACTTAAATATTGTGCACGCAAGCATTTTTCTTACTTTTGCCTTTAAAATTTTAGAAAAAAATGAAACTCCTATTTAGTTTTTACCTAGTTTTCATTTGCTTAGTTTTTACTGCAAATGCACAAGATTCAAATGAGGTCTTATTTGAGTTGGATGATGAATCTTATGAAGTTGGCCCTTTTGTAGAATCTTTTCAAAAGAATTCTGAATTAGTGGCTTCCACGAAAGAAGATTTAGAAGATTACCTCCGACTTTACATTAACTTCCGATTAAAAATAAAATCAGCTTACGACCAAGAATTGGACACCTTAAACTCTTACCAAAAAGAGTTTAGCAAGTATTATAAACAAATCGCAGACAGTTATATTTCTAATGGAGAAGTGACTGAAGCGATGGTGAAAGAAGCCTACGGCAGAACTAGGACTGAGGTGAGGGCAAGTCATATTTTACTCAATCTTTCTAAGTATGAGGAAGACACTGCTAAGGTTTACAATAGGGCACTAGTGCTAATGAAAAGGGCAGAGAACGGTGAGGATTTTGGGATGCTTGCAAAGCAAAATTCGGAAGACCCATCAGCTCAACGAAATGAAGGTAATCTTAATTGGTTCAACACCTTTAAAATGGTTTATGAATTTGAGGATGTAGCTTATAAATTGGATGTTGGTGAAATTTCAAAACCAGTACGGTCAGACTTTGGTTACCATATTATAAAGAAAACAGGAGAGCGGGCTTCAAAAGGTAAACTCAAGACCGCTCACATTATGGTGGTTAATAAAGATTCTCTAAGAGACCCTAAAGAGCAAATTGATAAAATATATGTGAAAGTGAAGAGTGGAGATGACTTTCATGACCTTGCAAAGCAATATAGCGACGATACTGATACTGCCAGTAAAGGGGGTTATGTGGCTGCATTTGGGATTGGAGGACTTAACTCTAAAACTTATGAGAATGAAGCCTTTCAATTGGAAAATATCGGTGATTATACAGAGCCCTTCCAAACTAAATTCGGTTGGCATATTGTAAAATTAATCGAAGTTGAGCCTATACAATCCTTCCAAGACATAAAAGAAGACTTGAAGAAAAGGCTTAAAAGTTCATCAAGGTCAAAATTATTGGTCAGTAAGATTAAAGAAGATCTAGAAGCGCGTTATGAAGTAACTATAAATGAAGTTGCCAGCTCTTATTTCTTGAAAGCATTAGATAGTACATTTGACAAAATGAAGTGGAGGTTCTCACCTGGCGAAAATTTACCTGAAACTTATGTGATTAAAGTTGAAGACAAGGAGGTTGATTTCAAAACCTTTGGAGAATACTTAGAAAGACAACAAAGAAAACTGTCTAAATTACCAAAACACAAAATAGTTATTGAGAATGCGCTAAATGATATGGTTTATAATGAGCTTTTAGCCCATCATAAAACTCAATTGGTTGAAATAGATCAGGATTTTGCTAACAGAATAGAGGAATATAAAAATGGAATTCTGATTTTTGATTATATGTCTACCAATGTTTGGGAACCCATCTCAAAAGATACACTCTTACAACGCGACTATTATACATCAAATCAAGATGAATTTG
It contains:
- a CDS encoding class I SAM-dependent methyltransferase, yielding MQQLTSCPICNSTSIGFFIKTPAQMHSDKELFNFDQCADCQLVFLNPRVPLDQLKNYYTSHYLPYRGAKAWGRYEQLVENSQRKLDAKRVKRVKKAHSISPESLVLDIGCGKPSFLKACQKELKCNTMGIDFSDEGWKEQPSHFDGLDLQVAEIKDLPSSLKPDVITMWHYLEHDYTPLENLTYLKSISKPSTTLIIEIPNFDSTSRKKYGENWAGWHTPRHISLFSPNNVELLLQKSGWKVTKLMAYGTMNHYLLYWMSEMEQKGIKWDKNMQDEFWEFMRGMILFMPKKWNEKKSSLGIMTVIATPQ
- a CDS encoding GNAT family N-acetyltransferase gives rise to the protein MINETYFKHFPTLESERLLLRKLELTDAPEIQSIRSDESVMVYMDSERQSTVGQSERFISMKLKMYQENTGIFWAIIEKSTNAFIGDFAFFKMDHKNSRGEVGYTSKSEFWGKGYMQEAMTSVFNFGFNELNLHSLEAHINPENDKSRAILTKMGFQKEAYFRENHYYDGKYLDSETYSLLASEFKIDKNKG
- a CDS encoding GldL-related protein; translated protein: MIGNFLLTILGAFAKVQHWEFSQVLLTIGLIIFFSTWIIVFSDMAKNRINNKFFWMISMFILPTISPLIYLIQRNKLIRLENSFGL
- a CDS encoding SDR family NAD(P)-dependent oxidoreductase, yielding MDLNHKKVLITGGSVGIGKALISELISRGVKDFAVVGRRQDKLEKLKIDFPQAEFILITADVSQLEDVERIIETVCTRWDHIDLLINNAGVISAGALQDLSDADIVNQININFTGLILLTKKSLPLLLKSKEAGLMNISSGLGYIAKPFYSVYAATKAGVRHFSEAMRRELIFENIHVMTVYPTATDTDMMITSNIKNMDSAELVAQKSIEGLLLKKIDVILGGEQRLKDVETNLNRPLEIDKKVKESYKAYKTQTNNHRAM
- a CDS encoding IS630 family transposase — protein: MEKIDLRSVSDQERGIIRRDAVKMIKRGDKKKDIALFYGVHVNTVRDWWKLYNKEGHKSLSYQKRGVKSEDRKLLNKDQEAAIQKMIIDVMPDQLKLDYALWTTRAVRDLIAREFSITIGRRAVGNYLNAWGFTPQKPKKRAYEQCSKKVQKWLDEEYPAIKGKAKQEKATIHWGDETGVKNNNHHGRSYAPKGKTPVKKHMSKRFSINMISTVTNQGLIQFMIYKENMNSDVFIQFLEQLIKSQETKVFLILDNLRVHHSKVVKKWAEENGETIELFYLPSYSPERNPDEYLNCDLKYGLSDKPAPKTQEKMKENLENHMKMLQNDSERVAKYFKHESIKYAA
- a CDS encoding ExeM/NucH family extracellular endonuclease; the protein is MKRKLPFYYVLALFLCVTANYAQTTLGFEDFDNNPLNLSNSANVADYGMGGGSVGDVFGRVDGQVDGNGMPFDVADDTEANVSGARTEDNFPDDILGLVGKNSTGFFALNDANGVEGPPNNATWTFSGWGAATLSSIEIDLAAIGDFEASSSDGFLIEAAVDGGAFQEIFKAVTNESTSKTYRALDGGFVPDLNDPLELFIDGSSNSAGFLDKSDPITGAFDTYTSSLFDGLSAASVSIRLSWSGSPSGSEPMGIDNISVKGETSSLLPLLLSEITITPTEGEFIEIYNPNSTPVELTDIYLTDATFAGNDTYYYNIVTGTNAGGGGFGDFLARFPTGATIAAGEYQTIAISGSEGYDLTYGIAPTYELFEDGESEDDIPDMLEGLTGSVNNQGGLTNSGEVAILFYWDGESDLVTDLDYVLWGDSDEAVDKTGVSIDGPDADDLGSTYANDTPLANQILVSASGHSNGDSYQRLDLTEGNEVSGSGNGVNGDDETSEDLNDTWCTSPSTAGLVNDCGVVEPVTVLISEVQGNTETSPLENTNVSVNAIVIGDYQDNNQLSGFFIQEEDSDADADLMTSEGLFVFCQTCPVDVTVGDRVEVSGNITESFGSTQIEATGDEAISIISFGNTLPTPAPLTLPAPAGTNMEATYESVENMLITYSTDLVVSDYFQLARYGQLVLTANNRAKQFTDANEPSVASYAAYIEELESSRVILDDDNNIQNSSISGPTDESYFWPRPGLSTTNLIRGGDQISNLKGIMHWSFAGQNGTNAWRIRPVLDTFTYDFTSTNPRIASPEDVGGSLKVASFNVLNYFTTLNERGANSTAELDRQREKIAAAICGLNADIVGLIEIENNGTTALDDLLNGPNGINTLCGTTYVAVDAGVIGTDQIAVAFIYNTATVSLEGTHAILDASVDPRFNDNKNRPALAQTFKEISTEGILTIVVNHLKSKGSSCSGDQDLNDGAGNCNLTRAEAASALVDWLATDPTDSGDSDYLIIGDLNSYQKEDPIDNILLGSDDIEGTTDDFTDLIADYQGQDGYGYVFDGQLGNLDYALATDNLAEQITGTTVWHINADEISLFDYNDDIQDSSEASFQRESSALPIYEANAFRASDHDPVLLGLDLVSSTLAIDDVSMDNSIILFPNPAGELVTLLNKNNSALRQATIKDINGKTVQVINLSDMASQKQFDISQLAAGVYIITIEGEQKIVIKRLIKR
- a CDS encoding peptidylprolyl isomerase — encoded protein: MKLLFSFYLVFICLVFTANAQDSNEVLFELDDESYEVGPFVESFQKNSELVASTKEDLEDYLRLYINFRLKIKSAYDQELDTLNSYQKEFSKYYKQIADSYISNGEVTEAMVKEAYGRTRTEVRASHILLNLSKYEEDTAKVYNRALVLMKRAENGEDFGMLAKQNSEDPSAQRNEGNLNWFNTFKMVYEFEDVAYKLDVGEISKPVRSDFGYHIIKKTGERASKGKLKTAHIMVVNKDSLRDPKEQIDKIYVKVKSGDDFHDLAKQYSDDTDTASKGGYVAAFGIGGLNSKTYENEAFQLENIGDYTEPFQTKFGWHIVKLIEVEPIQSFQDIKEDLKKRLKSSSRSKLLVSKIKEDLEARYEVTINEVASSYFLKALDSTFDKMKWRFSPGENLPETYVIKVEDKEVDFKTFGEYLERQQRKLSKLPKHKIVIENALNDMVYNELLAHHKTQLVEIDQDFANRIEEYKNGILIFDYMSTNVWEPISKDTLLQRDYYTSNQDEFVADSKIEGQLYTSASKSSIKDVRSRLKEKMTLDTISIQLPDDVILEQVSIPKSSSKIPKALKFKEGVSKIYKHLDQYLIMNAIEVKPSFVPEFNKVSGKIISSLQEKREEQLISNLRDQYTMKINKDILEKLKLKFEK